A genomic segment from Paenibacillus sp. FSL K6-1096 encodes:
- a CDS encoding MMPL family transporter translates to MSTFLYRLGKSAYARPWMFIAVWIVILGVIGTLIGVNGIQSSSEMKIEGTESQKVLDKLSKELPAAAGGQASVAFTAPEGERLDTPERAALLLKAINDVYSMEYVINPAELAAQAAAAAGQGATDPSAAAAGQGAAADPSAAAAGQGAAAAQAVPFGPLMADGMPVPGVMLSADGNIALFQFQFTVQQTSLPSNVPDDIIDTVTEVEQSGSGITAIPSDSLKSIPAIGSTEAIGVAVAAIVLFMTLGSVVAAGLPLITALLGVAISVGGAFALGSLIQMNDITPVLAVMIGLAVGIDYSLFIVNRQRRLILDEKLSAGEAASRALGTAGSAVFFAGLTVIIALCGMLVIGIGFLSTMALVAAASVLVNVLLALTLLPALLGLVGEKIVTAKARTKQTAAAKQAQHSFSHRWANATVKFRWAIIILVVLVLGTAAIPVSKMELGIPSGASANLDTPARQSYDVISKGFGEGFNGPLLLVAEPKNPSDKISMPVLGKLIQELQMHDNVTLVSPLGTNPAGDIAIISLIPKTGPTDTATRDLVEELRDPASALTDGNNITLGVTGFTAINIDMSSKLAEAFPVYVGIIVILSLIILLLVFRSIIVPIKATLGFVLSILATFGVTTAVYQWGWLHSLFGFDTGGPLLSFMPILVTGILYGLAMDYQVFLVSSMREAYVHGRHGKDSVIHGYDLASRVVLAAGVIMVSVFAGFIFAPDAMIKQIGFALAFGILIDAFIIRMTLVPAVMAVFGDKAWWLPKWLDRLLPNLDVEGDKLIARLNAESGQKQH, encoded by the coding sequence ATGTCTACTTTTCTATACCGTTTAGGCAAATCGGCTTATGCCAGGCCCTGGATGTTCATTGCTGTCTGGATCGTCATACTCGGTGTGATCGGCACCCTTATCGGAGTGAACGGCATTCAGTCCAGCTCCGAGATGAAAATTGAAGGCACCGAGTCGCAAAAAGTGCTGGATAAGCTGTCCAAAGAGCTGCCCGCTGCGGCCGGAGGTCAGGCAAGTGTAGCCTTCACTGCACCTGAAGGCGAACGGCTGGACACGCCGGAGCGCGCTGCGTTGCTGCTGAAGGCGATCAATGATGTGTACAGCATGGAGTATGTCATCAACCCTGCTGAGCTGGCTGCCCAAGCAGCTGCTGCGGCTGGTCAAGGCGCTACCGATCCTTCTGCTGCCGCCGCAGGCCAAGGTGCTGCCGCCGATCCTTCCGCTGCCGCCGCAGGCCAAGGCGCTGCCGCGGCCCAAGCGGTCCCGTTCGGCCCGCTGATGGCTGACGGCATGCCTGTTCCCGGCGTAATGCTGTCGGCGGACGGCAATATTGCCTTGTTCCAGTTCCAGTTCACCGTGCAGCAGACCTCGCTGCCCTCCAATGTGCCGGATGATATCATCGACACAGTGACCGAGGTCGAACAGTCCGGCTCCGGGATTACAGCGATTCCAAGCGATTCGCTCAAAAGCATTCCGGCCATCGGCTCCACCGAAGCTATCGGAGTTGCCGTCGCCGCCATCGTATTATTCATGACGCTGGGCTCGGTGGTGGCCGCCGGTCTGCCGCTGATTACTGCGCTGCTGGGCGTGGCCATCAGTGTCGGAGGCGCCTTCGCGCTGGGCAGCCTGATCCAGATGAACGACATCACCCCGGTACTGGCCGTAATGATCGGTCTGGCTGTAGGGATCGACTACTCGCTGTTCATTGTGAACCGGCAGCGCCGCCTCATTCTTGATGAGAAGCTAAGCGCCGGGGAAGCCGCCAGCCGGGCGCTGGGTACGGCGGGAAGCGCGGTGTTCTTCGCCGGACTGACCGTTATTATTGCCCTGTGCGGGATGCTCGTTATCGGCATCGGCTTCCTGTCCACGATGGCGCTTGTAGCAGCGGCCAGTGTGCTGGTCAATGTTCTGCTGGCATTAACCCTGCTGCCTGCACTGCTCGGACTGGTCGGCGAGAAGATCGTGACCGCCAAAGCCCGGACCAAGCAGACGGCCGCCGCCAAGCAAGCGCAGCACAGCTTCTCGCACCGCTGGGCGAATGCCACTGTGAAATTCCGCTGGGCCATCATTATTCTCGTCGTGCTGGTGCTGGGAACAGCTGCTATCCCGGTCAGCAAAATGGAGCTGGGCATCCCGTCCGGCGCCTCAGCGAACCTGGATACACCTGCCCGCCAGAGCTATGATGTAATCTCCAAGGGCTTCGGCGAAGGCTTCAACGGACCGCTGCTGCTGGTCGCTGAGCCGAAGAATCCGTCCGACAAAATTTCCATGCCTGTCCTGGGCAAACTGATTCAAGAGCTGCAAATGCACGATAATGTGACCCTGGTCTCACCGCTGGGCACGAATCCCGCCGGTGATATCGCCATTATCAGTCTGATTCCGAAGACGGGGCCTACAGACACCGCAACCAGAGACCTAGTAGAGGAGCTGCGTGATCCGGCCTCCGCTCTGACGGACGGCAACAATATTACTCTGGGCGTGACCGGCTTCACCGCCATCAACATTGATATGTCTTCCAAGCTGGCTGAAGCCTTCCCGGTCTATGTCGGCATCATAGTCATTCTGTCGCTGATCATTCTGCTGCTGGTCTTCCGCTCGATTATCGTTCCAATCAAAGCCACGCTCGGCTTCGTGCTAAGCATTCTGGCCACCTTCGGCGTGACCACGGCGGTCTATCAATGGGGATGGCTGCACTCGCTGTTCGGCTTCGATACCGGCGGACCGCTGCTGAGCTTCATGCCGATTCTGGTCACAGGCATCCTGTACGGGCTGGCTATGGACTACCAGGTCTTCCTCGTCAGCTCGATGCGTGAGGCTTATGTCCACGGCCGCCACGGCAAGGACAGCGTCATTCACGGCTATGATCTGGCCAGCCGTGTGGTCCTGGCCGCAGGAGTCATCATGGTATCCGTCTTTGCCGGCTTCATCTTCGCCCCTGACGCGATGATCAAGCAGATCGGCTTCGCCCTGGCCTTCGGCATTCTGATCGATGCCTTCATCATCCGGATGACGCTCGTTCCGGCCGTCATGGCCGTCTTCGGCGACAAAGCCTGGTGGCTGCCGAAATGGCTGGACCGCCTGCTGCCGAACCTTGATGTAGAAGGCGATAAGCTGATCGCCAGACTGAACGCAGAGAGCGGACAGAAGCAGCATTAA
- a CDS encoding GNAT family N-acetyltransferase, whose protein sequence is MNIIEMELEQNQQEISRLLEEHSRRMDSSIPSYQREVISLAAYENGVFVGGITGDIVWNILNVHLLAVDPGYRGHGLGGTLLKELEARAAERGCKVSELTTMSWQAPHFYRKQGYEIFGEIKDCPNEGQTKYYLQKSLKTGSSPS, encoded by the coding sequence ATGAACATCATTGAAATGGAGCTTGAACAGAATCAGCAGGAAATCTCCCGCTTGCTGGAGGAGCACAGCCGCCGCATGGACAGCAGCATCCCGTCGTATCAGCGCGAGGTGATCTCTCTAGCCGCCTATGAGAACGGAGTCTTCGTTGGCGGCATTACCGGGGATATCGTCTGGAATATCCTGAATGTGCATTTGCTGGCCGTTGATCCCGGATACAGGGGGCATGGTCTCGGCGGAACGCTGCTGAAGGAGTTGGAAGCCAGAGCAGCAGAGCGCGGCTGTAAGGTGAGCGAATTGACCACGATGAGCTGGCAGGCGCCGCATTTTTATCGGAAACAGGGGTATGAGATCTTCGGGGAAATCAAGGACTGCCCCAATGAAGGCCAGACGAAATATTACCTGCAAAAAAGCCTGAAGACCGGGTCCTCTCCCTCCTGA
- a CDS encoding NAD(P)H oxidoreductase, with translation MSILIVVSHPRQDSLTFQAARRFAEGLSQAGHDYEILDLHGIGFDPVLQGMEELHMTAGEEEQPYSPELEREMERVRQHDGLAFVFPLWWWHLPAMLKGYIDRVVNNRIAYGTNNLQGYRALWLALAGVSEAQMKKRSYDEAIDRLLNVGIADYCGITDSKVEFLYETASSAPGHREALLEQAYQAGLQYGKGEN, from the coding sequence ATGAGCATATTAATCGTCGTATCGCATCCGAGACAGGATTCCCTGACCTTCCAGGCTGCCCGCCGTTTCGCTGAGGGATTGAGCCAGGCCGGCCATGATTATGAGATATTGGATTTGCATGGAATCGGGTTTGACCCTGTATTGCAAGGAATGGAGGAACTCCATATGACCGCAGGTGAAGAGGAACAGCCCTATTCTCCTGAATTAGAGCGGGAAATGGAGCGGGTGCGGCAGCATGACGGGCTGGCATTTGTGTTTCCGCTGTGGTGGTGGCATCTGCCGGCCATGCTGAAGGGGTATATCGACCGGGTGGTGAACAACAGGATTGCCTACGGCACAAATAATCTGCAGGGTTATCGTGCGCTATGGCTGGCGCTGGCAGGCGTATCCGAGGCGCAGATGAAAAAGCGCAGCTATGATGAAGCGATTGACCGTCTGCTTAACGTGGGAATTGCCGATTACTGCGGAATCACAGACTCCAAGGTAGAATTCCTCTACGAGACTGCGAGTTCCGCACCCGGACATCGTGAGGCGTTGCTGGAACAGGCCTATCAGGCGGGATTACAGTATGGCAAGGGGGAGAACTGA
- a CDS encoding IS110 family transposase: MDAVRMCCAGLDVHQETVVACVLKGPIEQKPQYHLKTFGTTTKELLGLQDWLSEHGCREVVMESTGVLWKPVWNILEGSCDLVLANARRVKNTSGRKTDMQDARWLAQLHRCGLIEGSMVPEQDIRDLRDLTRYRSKMVQAVTAEKNRIHKILQDANIKLTTFMSDLYGVTGRGLLQKIMDGEVVDEVTVKNLVKTRLKKKVPQLLDALNGKLRRHHREMIRDHWDHLVYLEKRITELEARIEAKAEPYLEVIEQIDSIPGIERTSAVTIFAEVGPHVAEMFPSDAQFASWAGVCPGNNESAGKRRKSKTMQGNKHLKGALCQAAWANARSSNRIGQFFRRIRKRRGDKKANVATAHLLIRILHALMREKRSYQEIDVSLGDETSKKNRLDRYVQYIQQLGYSVQLNPTP; this comes from the coding sequence ATGGATGCTGTACGTATGTGTTGCGCCGGTCTGGACGTGCATCAGGAAACCGTTGTAGCCTGCGTGTTAAAAGGACCGATCGAACAGAAACCCCAATATCACCTGAAAACGTTTGGGACGACAACCAAAGAATTGCTCGGCCTGCAAGATTGGCTGAGTGAACACGGCTGCCGGGAAGTGGTGATGGAGAGCACCGGCGTGTTATGGAAACCGGTATGGAACATCTTAGAGGGCAGTTGTGACCTCGTCCTGGCCAACGCCCGGCGGGTAAAGAATACGTCGGGTCGAAAAACGGACATGCAAGACGCGCGCTGGTTAGCGCAATTGCACCGTTGCGGGCTCATTGAAGGCAGTATGGTGCCCGAACAGGACATCCGGGATTTGCGGGATTTGACTCGTTACCGGAGTAAGATGGTGCAGGCGGTGACGGCGGAGAAAAACCGCATTCACAAAATCCTGCAGGATGCCAACATCAAACTAACCACCTTTATGTCCGATCTCTATGGGGTTACGGGACGGGGCCTGCTCCAGAAGATCATGGACGGCGAGGTCGTGGACGAAGTGACCGTTAAAAACCTGGTCAAAACCCGTTTAAAAAAGAAAGTTCCGCAGCTACTCGACGCGCTCAATGGCAAGTTGCGCCGTCATCATCGGGAGATGATTCGAGACCACTGGGACCACTTGGTCTATTTGGAGAAAAGAATCACGGAACTGGAAGCGCGAATCGAGGCGAAGGCAGAACCGTACCTGGAGGTGATTGAACAAATTGACTCCATTCCAGGAATTGAGCGGACGTCTGCTGTGACCATTTTTGCCGAAGTGGGGCCGCATGTCGCGGAAATGTTCCCGAGTGATGCGCAGTTCGCTTCATGGGCGGGAGTGTGTCCAGGGAACAACGAAAGTGCGGGAAAGCGAAGAAAGTCAAAAACGATGCAAGGGAACAAGCATCTGAAAGGTGCGTTGTGTCAGGCGGCTTGGGCGAACGCTCGCTCCTCGAACCGGATCGGCCAATTCTTTCGACGAATCCGGAAGAGACGAGGAGATAAAAAAGCAAACGTCGCCACGGCGCATTTGCTGATTCGAATCCTCCATGCCCTGATGCGGGAGAAGAGGTCATACCAAGAAATAGACGTCTCACTAGGCGATGAGACGTCCAAGAAAAACAGGTTGGATCGGTACGTTCAATATATCCAGCAGTTAGGATATAGCGTGCAACTAAATCCTACCCCATAG
- a CDS encoding PhzF family phenazine biosynthesis protein translates to MQNIKVYHYDAFSSIPNKGNPAGVVLDGEGLTEEQMQEITAKVGFNETAFPLKSNQADLRIRYFTPGHEINLCGHGTMALLYAMKTKGLLGDASELTIETKAGVLPIRITEDHGGLYMTMRQASPQFKPFNGSLEDLARSIGLEPGDIDGTLPVLYGSTGTWTLLVPITSLDAFTRMVPDNKRFPEVLKEMPRSSIHPFCLETYDPEAHMHARHFSSPFSGTVEDPVTGTASGVMGAYYSRYIGGQEPASSFELLVEQGLEIGRDGRVRVSVSDNGNTIEVTGNAVYVNEFDVTL, encoded by the coding sequence GTGCAGAATATCAAAGTCTATCATTATGATGCGTTCAGCAGCATTCCAAACAAGGGAAACCCGGCAGGGGTTGTGCTGGACGGCGAGGGTCTGACGGAGGAGCAAATGCAGGAGATCACAGCGAAGGTAGGCTTCAATGAGACAGCGTTTCCGTTAAAATCCAATCAGGCGGATCTCAGAATACGCTATTTTACCCCGGGGCATGAGATTAATCTCTGCGGCCACGGGACGATGGCGTTGTTGTATGCTATGAAGACAAAGGGGCTGCTTGGAGACGCCAGCGAGCTGACCATCGAGACCAAGGCGGGAGTCTTGCCCATCCGCATCACAGAAGACCATGGCGGGCTCTATATGACAATGAGGCAGGCCAGCCCGCAGTTCAAGCCTTTTAACGGATCGCTTGAGGACCTGGCCCGCTCGATTGGCCTCGAACCCGGTGATATAGACGGGACGCTCCCCGTGTTGTACGGCAGCACCGGAACGTGGACCTTACTTGTCCCGATTACAAGTCTTGACGCCTTCACCCGGATGGTGCCGGATAACAAGCGGTTCCCCGAGGTGCTGAAGGAGATGCCCCGCTCGTCCATTCACCCGTTCTGCCTGGAGACGTATGATCCTGAGGCGCATATGCACGCCCGCCATTTCTCCTCCCCCTTCTCAGGGACGGTTGAGGACCCGGTTACAGGCACCGCCTCCGGGGTGATGGGGGCTTATTATTCCAGGTACATCGGCGGACAAGAACCAGCCTCCTCCTTTGAGCTGCTGGTTGAGCAGGGCCTTGAGATCGGCAGGGACGGCAGAGTCAGGGTGTCCGTGTCGGACAACGGCAACACTATAGAAGTGACGGGCAACGCGGTGTATGTGAATGAATTTGATGTGACGCTGTGA
- a CDS encoding glycoside hydrolase family 20 protein: MDMNEPVERRASNNGPLTVVQQQIAAASGEPWRLSAGSKARIVDNPRSEGNMVLNDTIFIVLSEYAGSLTPADQLLPVVYGECETPASGDIVIELTDHEATGDLDSQEAYVIDIGTYAKITASSERAVIYGLRTLLQRLADDGSVPCGTITDSPVMPERALHIDIGRKFYSEDWLLERIREMSRLRLNTLQLHFSENEGFRLMSESHPEVVSEQALTKQEMKAIIHAARRYHIDIIPSLDSPGHLGQALRARPDWLLKDSSGNPAPGALDITNPAARRFVLELIDEYAELFAGSRYFHIGGDEFINFAEFDKYPQLAEYAQNVLNISGGTGVDTYIDYLNEVAEHLESKGWTVRAWNDGLYRADQIQRVAPKPSIQITYWTKWHPMMAPVEDILAKGHQVINYNDGYLYYVLGEHAGYKYPTAGKIRASWHPGLFPARTGEVKQEYTGAYPRELVGTTFSIWSDKPEAQSEAEVAAGLRGPLRAMAELAWLGKQDAAE; encoded by the coding sequence ATGGATATGAATGAACCAGTAGAGCGGCGCGCCTCCAATAATGGCCCGCTCACTGTTGTGCAGCAGCAGATTGCGGCGGCATCCGGGGAGCCATGGCGGCTGTCTGCCGGGTCCAAGGCCCGGATTGTGGACAATCCCAGGTCTGAGGGGAACATGGTCCTGAACGATACCATCTTCATTGTTCTCTCGGAGTATGCAGGCAGTCTGACACCCGCTGACCAGCTCTTGCCTGTCGTTTACGGGGAGTGTGAGACACCTGCTTCGGGCGATATCGTTATTGAATTGACGGATCATGAAGCTACTGGAGACCTGGACAGCCAGGAAGCTTACGTCATTGACATCGGAACTTATGCGAAGATCACCGCCTCAAGTGAACGGGCGGTGATATATGGTCTGCGGACATTGCTGCAGCGGCTGGCCGATGACGGTTCCGTGCCCTGCGGCACCATCACCGATTCCCCTGTCATGCCGGAGCGGGCGCTGCATATCGACATCGGCCGCAAATTTTACAGCGAGGACTGGCTGCTGGAGCGGATCAGGGAGATGTCCCGGCTCAGGCTGAATACGTTACAGCTGCATTTTTCCGAGAACGAGGGCTTCCGGCTGATGAGTGAGAGCCATCCTGAGGTGGTGTCGGAGCAGGCTTTAACCAAGCAGGAGATGAAGGCGATTATCCATGCCGCCCGGCGGTATCATATCGACATTATCCCTTCGCTGGATTCACCGGGGCATCTGGGACAGGCGCTCCGCGCTCGTCCCGATTGGCTGCTTAAGGATTCATCGGGAAACCCGGCACCGGGTGCGCTGGATATCACGAATCCGGCAGCCCGCCGGTTCGTGCTGGAGCTGATTGACGAATACGCCGAGTTGTTTGCCGGCAGCCGTTATTTTCATATCGGCGGAGATGAATTCATCAACTTTGCAGAGTTCGACAAGTATCCTCAGCTCGCGGAATATGCTCAGAATGTGCTGAACATCAGCGGCGGTACGGGTGTGGACACTTATATTGATTATCTTAACGAGGTCGCTGAGCATCTGGAGTCTAAGGGCTGGACGGTCCGTGCCTGGAATGATGGCCTCTATCGTGCGGATCAGATCCAGCGGGTCGCACCCAAGCCATCCATACAAATTACGTATTGGACGAAGTGGCACCCGATGATGGCCCCGGTGGAGGACATTCTGGCCAAGGGTCATCAGGTAATCAACTACAACGACGGTTACTTGTATTATGTGCTGGGCGAGCATGCAGGCTACAAGTATCCGACAGCCGGGAAAATCCGTGCCTCCTGGCATCCCGGCCTATTCCCGGCCCGCACCGGGGAAGTCAAGCAGGAATACACCGGAGCCTATCCGCGTGAACTGGTCGGCACCACCTTCTCCATCTGGAGCGACAAGCCGGAAGCGCAGAGCGAAGCGGAAGTGGCGGCTGGCCTCCGCGGCCCGCTGCGGGCGATGGCGGAGTTAGCCTGGCTGGGGAAGCAGGATGCGGCTGAGTAG
- a CDS encoding helix-turn-helix domain-containing protein: MTEQREDHVPKKYKVGVEAALEVMGGKWKPLIIYHLMTGQKRTSELLRLIPGITQKVLTAQLRGLESDEIISRTIYQEIPPRVEYELTAYGWGLKPALDLLCYWGEEHLDKIYGDRSRVLEDF, from the coding sequence ATGACCGAGCAGCGTGAAGATCACGTTCCGAAGAAGTACAAAGTTGGCGTAGAGGCGGCGCTGGAAGTGATGGGCGGCAAGTGGAAGCCGTTAATTATCTACCATCTCATGACCGGACAGAAGCGCACCTCCGAGCTGCTGCGGCTCATTCCCGGCATCACCCAGAAGGTGCTGACCGCCCAGTTAAGAGGCCTGGAGAGCGATGAGATTATCTCGCGGACCATCTACCAGGAGATCCCGCCCAGGGTGGAGTATGAGCTGACGGCCTACGGCTGGGGGCTGAAGCCCGCGCTGGACCTGTTATGCTACTGGGGCGAGGAGCATCTGGACAAGATTTATGGCGACAGATCCAGGGTGCTGGAGGATTTTTAG
- the cls gene encoding cardiolipin synthase, which translates to MDFTSITSIITVINIILALGFLFIERREAGYTWAWLMVLFFIPILGFILYIFFGRNLKKKNFYKLFLEEQEYVQAEADKQLTAFAEGADDQSQLLQNYAQLVNMNIRSSHGLLSSDNEIVIYSDGHQKFAALFEDIRTARSEINIQYYIIQPDHLGRKLRDMLIVKAREGVKVRLLYDEVGSKRISRHFFRELRAAGGEVEVFFPSLLKPLNFRINNRNHRKLCIIDGRTAYIGGFNVGDEYLGLDKKFGYWRDTHLRITGHAVSHIQGRFILDWHQAGKHERGDYGEFQFNTKEHTGNSPVQIITSGPNSSTEHLKNMYIKLILSAKKSVYIQTPYFIPDTSFMDACKIALLSGVDLQIMIPNKPDHPFVYWATWAYAGDLLNYGAKILLYENGFLHAKTIVADGEVASVGTMNIDSRSFRLNFEVNAIIYDRQIAEQLEDIFLNDVRLCSELTPERYAQRSLVIKLKEGISRLLSPIL; encoded by the coding sequence ATGGATTTTACAAGTATAACGTCCATTATCACGGTTATTAATATCATTCTGGCGTTAGGGTTTCTGTTCATTGAGCGGAGAGAGGCGGGGTATACCTGGGCTTGGCTGATGGTGCTGTTCTTCATCCCGATCCTGGGGTTCATTCTGTACATCTTCTTCGGGCGCAATCTGAAAAAGAAAAATTTCTACAAGCTCTTCCTAGAAGAGCAGGAATATGTGCAGGCGGAAGCGGATAAGCAATTGACGGCCTTCGCGGAAGGGGCGGATGACCAGTCGCAGCTATTGCAGAACTATGCCCAGCTCGTCAACATGAATATCCGGTCGTCCCACGGCCTGTTGTCGAGCGATAACGAGATTGTGATCTACAGTGACGGCCACCAGAAGTTCGCCGCCTTGTTCGAGGATATCCGCACGGCCCGCTCCGAGATCAACATTCAATATTACATCATTCAGCCGGACCACCTGGGCCGGAAGCTGAGGGATATGCTGATCGTGAAGGCCAGGGAGGGCGTGAAGGTGCGTCTATTGTATGATGAGGTGGGGTCGAAGCGGATTTCGCGGCATTTTTTCCGGGAATTACGTGCTGCGGGGGGAGAGGTGGAGGTGTTCTTCCCGTCCCTGCTCAAGCCGCTGAACTTCCGGATCAACAACAGAAACCACCGCAAGCTGTGTATTATTGACGGGCGGACCGCGTATATCGGCGGGTTCAATGTGGGGGATGAGTACCTGGGGCTGGACAAGAAATTCGGCTATTGGCGTGACACTCATCTGCGGATCACCGGACATGCCGTCAGCCATATTCAGGGCCGCTTCATTCTCGACTGGCATCAGGCCGGGAAGCATGAGCGCGGGGATTACGGGGAGTTCCAGTTTAATACGAAGGAGCACACAGGGAACAGTCCGGTCCAGATTATTACCAGCGGCCCCAATTCGTCCACCGAGCATCTGAAGAATATGTACATCAAGCTTATTTTATCGGCCAAGAAAAGTGTGTACATCCAGACCCCATACTTCATACCGGACACCAGCTTCATGGATGCCTGCAAAATCGCCCTGCTCTCCGGAGTCGATCTGCAGATCATGATCCCAAACAAGCCTGACCATCCATTTGTGTACTGGGCCACCTGGGCGTATGCCGGCGATCTGCTGAATTACGGGGCCAAAATCCTGCTCTACGAGAACGGCTTCCTCCACGCCAAAACCATTGTGGCCGACGGAGAGGTCGCCTCAGTAGGGACGATGAATATCGATTCGCGCAGCTTCCGGCTGAACTTCGAGGTAAATGCGATAATCTATGACCGGCAGATCGCGGAGCAGCTTGAGGATATTTTCCTGAATGATGTCCGGCTGTGTTCTGAGCTTACCCCTGAACGTTATGCGCAGCGCTCGCTGGTGATTAAGCTGAAGGAAGGCATATCGCGGCTGCTGTCGCCTATTTTGTAA